Proteins from a genomic interval of Medicago truncatula cultivar Jemalong A17 chromosome 3, MtrunA17r5.0-ANR, whole genome shotgun sequence:
- the LOC25489958 gene encoding U-box domain-containing protein 4 codes for MEGTFNFNDNSSSAFSDCDSDRSTEFTTTTENRIQRLLITCASDNYSDELIRRLILDLNSSSIDQQKQATMEIRLLAKNKSENRLRIAKAGAIKPLISLLSSQSPVMDLQLQEYIVTAILNLSLCDENKEIITSSGAIKPMVKALKTGTPTAKENAACALLRLSQTEENKGAIGRCGAIPALVNLLENGGIRGKKDASTALYSLCSVNENKIRAIKAGIMKPLVELMADFDSNMVDKSAYVMSVLVTVTEARTALAEEGGIPVLVEIVEVGTQRQKEIAAAILLKICEENVSYRVMVCREGAIPPLVCLSQSGTIRAKHKVETLIELLRQPRSSNATVRAS; via the exons ATGGAAGGAACTTTCAATTTCAACGATAATTCCTCTTCCGCTTTCAGCGACTGCGACAGTGACAGATCCACCGAATTCACCACTACAACTGAAAACAGAATCCAACGTCTTCTCATTACATGCGCTTCCGATAATTATTCCGACGAACTCATTCGCCGGTTGATTCTCGATCTCAATTCCTCTTCCATTGATCAACAAAAACAAGCTACAATGGAAATCAGATTACTTGCCAAAAACAAATCAGAAAATCGTCTCAGAATCGCAAAAGCCGGCGCTATCAAACCGTTGATTTCACTTTTATCATCACAGTCACCGGTGATGGATCTTCAACTGCAAGAATACATCGTGACAGCGATTTTAAATCTATCACTGTGTGATGAAAATAAAGAGATTATCACTTCTTCTGGTGCGATTAAACCTATGGTAAAAGCTTTGAAAACAGGCACTCCAACGGCGAAAGAGAATGCAGCATGTGCTCTACTTCGTCTCTCACAGACAGAAGAGAATAAAGGAGCAATTGGAAGATGTGGTGCAATTCCGGCATTGGTGAACCTTCTAGAAAACGGAGGAATCCGCGGGAAAAAGGATGCGTCAACGGCTTTATACTCGCTGTGTTCGGTGAACGAGAACAAAATCAGAGCGATAAAAGCTGGAATAATGAAGCCTTTAGTTGAATTAATGGCGGATTTTGATTCGAACATGGTGGATAAGTCAGCGTATGTGATGAGCGTGTTGGTGACGGTTACGGAGGCGAGAACGGCTTTGGCGGAGGAAGGAGGGATACCGGTGTTGGTGGAGATTGTGGAGGTTGGGACGCAGAGACAGAAGGAAATTGCGGCGGCGATTTTGTTGAAGATTTGTGAAGAGAATGTGAGTTATCGTGTAATGGTGTGTCGTGAAGGTGCTATTCCTCCTTTGGTTTGTCTTTCTCAGTCCGGTACCATTCGCGCCAAGCACAAG GTGGAGACACTAATAGAGCTTCTACGGCAACCAAGATCTAGCAATGCCACTGTACGTGCCtcataa
- the LOC25489955 gene encoding F-box/kelch-repeat protein At3g06240, with protein MTKNGGKGGGRLIETEILYLPLELIIQILVRLPVKSLVRFKCISKSWFSLISDPLFAKTHFELTAAHTRRIVFITSTLDVRSIDLEASLNDDSASTSPNLNFLLPQSEYNLEIKGSCRGFILLSCSSNIYIWNPSTGVHKQIPLPPFGSNVDANYFYWFGYDELTDDYLVVLMSDDPNSANFLSHLEFFSLRANAWKEIECTTGTHFPYMNSCDDPRVGWLFNGAIYWLAFRHDISMNVIAAFDLMERKFLDVNLPDDFDHEPTNCGLWVFGEFLSLRVLDCHNDIVEIWVMKEYKVNSSWEKTLVLPIDGIPSQYFYPLTSTKSGDIIGTDDDTGLVKYNDKGQLLEHRSYCNDPCGCQVVMYTESLLSLPGDNEQA; from the coding sequence ATGACAAAGAACGGTGGTAAAGGAGGAGGAAGACTTATTGAGACGGAGATCTTGTATCTACCTCTTGAATTGATAATCCAGATCTTGGTGAGGTTGCCGGTGAAGTCTCTTGTACGCTTCAAGTGCATTTCTAAGTCATGGTTTTCTCTTATCTCTGATCCTCTCTTTGCAAAAACACATTTTGAACTTACCGCCGCACACACTCGTAGAATTGTGTTTATAACATCAACCCTTGACGTTCGATCAATAGATTTAGAAGCGTCACTTAATGATGATAGTGCTTCTACTTCACCGAACCTTAATTTTTTGCTTCCCCAATCTGAGTATAATCTTGAAATTAAAGGTTCATGTAGAGGGTTTATACTTTTAAGTTGTTCTTCAAACATCTACATATGGAATCCATCCACTGGAGTTCACAAACAAATACCTTTGCCTCCTTTTGGTTCCAATGTAGatgcaaattatttttattggtttggGTATGACGAGTTAACAGATGATTACTTAGTGGTTTTAATGTCCGATGATCCAAACTCAGCTAATTTTTTATCACACTTAGAGTTTTTTTCGTTGAGAGCTAATGCATGGAAAGAAATTGAGTGTACTACTGGTACTCACTTCCCTTATATGAATTCATGTGATGATCCTAGAGTAGGGTGGCTCTTCAATGGGGCTATTTATTGGTTGGCTTTTCGTCATGATATATCCATGAATGTTATTGCTGCATTTGATTTAATGGAAAGAAAATTTTTAGATGTGAATTTGCCAGATGATTTTGACCATGAACCTACCAATTGTGGTTTGTGGGTATTTGGAGAATTTCTTAGTCTAAGGGTTCTGGATTGTCATAATGATATAGTTGAAATATGGGTGATGAAAGAATACAAAGTTAATTCGTCTTGGGAAAAGACTCTTGTTCTTCCTATTGATGGCATTCCCTCTCAGTACTTTTACCCCTTAACCTCTACAAAAAGTGGTGATATTATTGGAACAGATGATGATACCGGATTGGTTAAGTATAATGACAAAGGACAGTTGTTAGAGCATCGTTCCTATTGTAACGATCCATGTGGATGCCAAGTGGTTATGTACACAGAGTCTCTGCTTTCACTTCCCGGTGACAATGAGCAAGCttaa
- the LOC25489956 gene encoding transcription factor RSL3 codes for METLGAIPDDGEWECFRRIFDTDNHDDSPPQLLDQTSLLLGENDGNFGVQSMFCSPSEAEGNINTNVFYSFDSHINYNSQESNHSTQSHTNYYFDCSDHVAANNSDKTENFDHSQVQPIVSSTKQLKLKRMLGVPEFDVQVEDKTNSCGNPTKKHRASKDVQRYVNNAESKKSKKVNRNENKAEEANTSIDGHNSSGYTSEEQNMCEENSGGASAASKSTVSLNSNGKKRASRGSATDPQSLYARKRREKINERLRTLQNLVPNGTKVDISTMLEDAIQYVKFLQLQIKLLSSDDLWMYAPIAYNGLDIGFNLNRKISPPP; via the exons ATGGAAACACTTGGAGCTATCCCTGATGATGGTGAATGGGAATGCTTTCGCAGAATATTTGACACCGACAACCACGATGACTCTCCACCGCAATTACTTGATCAAACCTCGCTTCTGCTTGGGGAAAATGATGGGAACTTTGGAGTACAATCCATGTTTTGCTCCCCTTCTGAAGCTGAGGGAAATATTAATACTAATGTGTTTTACTCTTTTGATTCTCACATTAACTATAATTCACAAGAAAGTAATCATAGCACTCAAAGTCACACAAACTACTATTTTGATTGTTCTGATCATGTGGCAGCTAACAATAGTGACAAAACAGAGAATTTTGATCACAGTCAAGTTCAACCTATTGTTTCTTCCACCAAACAGTTGAAGCTCAAAAGGATGCTTGGTGTGCCAGAATTTGATGTGCAAGTAGAAGATAAGACAAACTCATGTGGGAATCCAACTAAGAAACACCGTGCTTCGAAAGAT GTGCAAAGATACGTAAATAATGCAGAGTCCAAGAAGAGCAAGAAGGTTAATAGAAATGAGAACAAGGCAGAAGAAGCCAATACAAGTATAGATGGACATAACTCTAGTGGTTATACCTCAGAGGAACAAAACATGTGTGAGGAAAACAGTGGAGGAGCTTCTGCAGCATCTAAATCAACTGTGTCTCTCAACTCCAATGGAAAAAAAAGAGCTAGTAGAGGATCAGCAACAGATCCTCAAAGCCTTTATGCAAGG AAAAGAAGGGAGAAGATAAACGAGAGACTGAGAACTCTGCAGAATCTTGTACCAAATGGAACAAAG GTTGATATAAGCACAATGCTTGAAGATGCAATCCAATATGTGAAATTTCTGCAGCTCCAAATCAAG CTTCTAAGCTCTGATGATCTGTGGATGTATGCTCCAATTGCTTATAATGGACTTGACATTGGATTCAATCTCAACAGGAAGATTTCTCCACCACCATGA
- the LOC25489957 gene encoding activating signal cointegrator 1 complex subunit 2: MSNRFDNYNNNKGFNKVQKKFVPKNPTPTLSTSLREKQQTSSGSGSNINNSSGRVQPGGVNGNFVYYLPQDEAVAAGFGAEDGGLDALESQKVVDLLNSQLSCLLKLKPKDFWSQVASDTSLHEFLNSFLQFRSRWYDFPHRGARGIVAGVIFGEHDLSRRVFMMLYRMSSNRDPGARPADTLSSKDHEVLLQEKKLLDLPKLFDICAIYSHENEELTRLLVKNALHAQPWLHDNLAAVTSHFMVIVSTMHERCSSSLEVLFASESLDDHNATLLKTDLLEVMDFINDAIVSMDAFVSAYEQAALLFSSPVEMRYGNEEMLSFLARLHDSLIPSMQKGFHIIFAGKQDDTVSNIVVSLKMLRMRLVKFGWQLLHFCYLSDDVFLDSIPLPAATKMFPANVEDPVIRADILVQTFREINSVSLSFQEIHKKETFLQGVERNFNISSRIEGLKHNGWIFVEDEQLKYISEILSSLKETINREPYSAKISVPNQTMQTDEDAAVLESKISQIRDLFPDYGKGFLSACLEVYDHNPEEVIQRILEGTLHNDLKCLDTSLETVPQLQAKSTAVSGKDKGKGVLIDVSGKDKGKGILIDSTSVSSNTKVSNGKNLTEGSLMPSSAPLGKFVRKSRADRPDPSILDNNDEKDASRILQYEYDDEYDDSFDDLGLSVAESGVEESEVIDDEMNEKLGKSRETGTGNSGQNASNTKWGSRQKPQYYVKDGKNYSYKVAGAVAVANSNEASLVNEAQKELIHGLGRGGNLPLGAVQKLADSYKGGGGGNQFHVSGTEGRGSGGGRGKREGGRHIEHNQHQEKQSDDVSEVEGRDQGPNNRGRGRGRGRGGGRNNHYRKDQAMKKHFSGLSGF; this comes from the exons ATGTCGAATCGTTTCGACAATTACAACAACAATAAGGGTTTCAACAAAGTACAGAAGAAATTTGTCCCTAAAAATCCAACTCCAACCTTGTCAACTTCTCTCAGAGAAAAACAACAAACTAGTTCTGGTTCCGGTAGCAATATCAATAATTCGTCAGGTAGGGTTCAACCGGGGGGTGTGAATGGCAATTTCGTGTATTATTTGCCGCAAGATGAAGCTGTCGCTGCTGGTTTTGGTGCTGAAGATGGTGGATTGGATGCCCTTGAATCTCAGAAAGTTGTTGATCTTCTCAATTCTCAGTTGTCTTGTTTGCTCAAGTTGAAACCCAAAGATTTTTGGTCACAAG TGGCCAGTGATACATCCCTGCATGAGTTTCTCAACAGCTTTCTGCAATTTAGAAGCAGGTGGTATGATTTCCCTCACCGTGGGGCCAGAGGGATTGTTGCTGGTGTTATTTTTGGAGAGCATGATTTGAGCCGTCGTGTTTTCATGATGTTGTATCGAAT GTCTTCCAATAGAGATCCTGGTGCTCGACCTGCTGATACACTCAGTTCAAAAGATCATGAAG TTCTTTTGCAGGAGAAGAAGTTGCTTGATTTGCCAAAGTTGTTTGATATATGTGCCATATACAGTCATGAAAATGAAGAATTGACAAGATTGCTG GTTAAAAATGCTTTGCATGCTCAGCCTTGGTTACATGATAATTTAGCTGCAGTAACATCTCATTTTATGGTCATTGTAAGCACAATGCACGAACGATGCAGTTCATCATTGGAG GTCTTATTTGCTTCTGAAAGTCTTGATGACCATAATGCTACTTTACTAAAAACTGATCTTCTGGAg GTGATGGACTTCATAAATGATGCAATTGTATCAATGGATGCTTTTGTTAGTGCATACGAACAAGCAGCTTTATTGTTCTCTTCCCCTGTTGAGATGAG ATATGGGAATGAGGAGATGCTGAGCTTCCTTGCCAGGTTGCATGATTCGCTAATTCCGTCCATGCAAAAGGGGTTCCATATCATTTTTGCTGGCAAACAAGATGACACAGTCTCTAATATTGTGGTTAGTTTGAAGATGTTAAGAATGAGATTGGTAAAGTTTGGGTGGCAATTATTGCACTTTTGCTATTTAAGTGACGATGTGTTCCTAGATAGCATCCCTCTTCCAGCTGCCACAAAGATGTTTCCTGCCAATGTTGAAGACCCAGTCATCAGAGCAGATATTCTGGTTCAGACATTTAGAGAAATAAATTCAGTATCATTAAGTTTCCAGGAAATCCATAAGAAGGAAACATTTCTTCAAGGTGTTGAAAGGAATTTCAATATATCAAGCAGGATTGAGGGATTAAAGCATAATG GGTGGATATTCGTTGAGGATGAACAACTTAAATATATATCTGAGATTTTGAGTTCTTTGAAGGAGACTATTAACAGGGAGCCATATTCTGCAAAGATCTCTGTGCCGAACCAAACCATGCAGACAGATGAAGATGCTGCAGTTTTAGAGTCAAAAATCAGTCAAATTAGGGACCTATTCCCTGATTACGGTAAAGGGTTTTTATCTGCATGTCTCGAGGTCTATGACCACAATCCAGAAGAGGTCATTCAAAGAATTTTAGAAGGAACCCTTCATAATGATCTGAAGTGCTTGGATACTTCATTAGAGACGGTGCCACAGTTACAAGCCAAGTCCACTGCTGTTAGCGGGAAAGATAAAGGAAAAGGTGTACTAATTGATGTTAGCGGGAAAGATAAAGGAAAAGGTATACTAATTGATTCTACGTCGGTGTCCTCAAATACAAAAGTTTCTAATGGTAAGAACCTGACAGAAGGGTCATTGATGCCATCATCTGCTCCACTTGGAAAATTTGTGAGGAAATCTAGAGCCGACAGGCCTGATCCAAGTATTTTGGACAATAATGATGAGAAAGATGCATCAAGAATTTTgcaatatgaatatgatgatgagTATGATGACTCTTTTGATGACTTGGGTCTAAGCGTAGCGGAATCTGGAGTAGAAGAAAGTGAAGTGATTGATGAcgaaatgaatgaaaaattggGGAAATCAAGGGAAACAGGGACCGGAAACTCTGGCCAAAATGCCTCTAATACAAAATGGGGCTCTAGGCAAAAGCCACAGTACTATGTCAAAGATGGTAAGAATTACAGCTACAAAGTGGCTGGTGCAGTAGCAGTTGCAAATTCTAATGAAGCTTCTTTAGTTAATGAAGCTCAGAAAGAATTGATACATGGTCTTGGACGTGGGGGCAACCTTCCTCTTGGCGCAGTACAGAAGTTGGCAGATTCCTACAAGGGAGGAGGAGGTGGTAACCAATTCCATGTTTCTGGAACAGAAGGGAGAGGGAGTGGCGGTGGCAGGGGAAAGAGAGAAGGGGGGAGACATATTGAACATAATCAACATCAGGAAAAACAATCTGATGATGTTTCTGAAGTGGAGGGTAGAGATCAAGGTCCAAATAacagagggagagggagagggagaggaaGGGGAGGAGGTAGAAACAACCATTACAGGAAGGACCAAGCCATGAAGAAGCATTTCTCTGGATTGAGTGGTTTTTAA